CAAGATCATGGTCGCTCACAACATCCCCTACGTGGCCCAGACCACGCCCTTCCACTGGAAGGACCTGCAGATGAAGGTCGAGAAGGCGCTAGCTGTCGACGGCCCCGCCTTCCTGAACGTCCTGATGCCCTGCACCGTGGGCTGGGGCTTCGACCCCGCCATGGGCATGGAACTCTGCAAGATGGCCGTGGAAAGCAACTTCTGGCCGCTGTTCGAGGTGGAGAACGGCGCGTACCAGATGACCAAGAAGCCCAAGGAAGACCGCACGCCCATCGTGGAGTGGCTGAAGCAGCAGGTGCGTTTCAAGCACCTGTTCAAGCCCGGCAACGAGGGCCTGCTCGAGGAGCTCCAGCGCTGGGTGGACGACGAGTTCGCCAAGCTGCAGAGGCTCTGCGGGTAGGACCGGGCGGTCGCGATCCCAACGACCGGAGAAAGGCCCTCGCGCCGGGCGCGGGGGCCTTCTCGTGTCCGGCAGCGGGGCTCACCGGTAGAGCGCCTTGATTTCGCCCCAGGAAAACTCCACCGGCGGCACGGTCCCATCCCACAGGCGGAAGCTGTCGAGACCCAGGGACAGCGCGCCGATCCCGGTGGCCTTGATGCCGGTGTGGTAGACATCGGACATGGTCGTGGAGAACGAGGGCGAGCTGGTCTCCTGCAACCAGCCCGCGTCCAGCGCCTGCTGGTCGATCCAGTGCGGATCGAAGGACACGTCGAACCACTGCCAGCCGCCGCTGCCGAGGTCGGCGGCGAGGGGCAGGTACCAGCCGTTGTGCGCCGAGTCCTGGTAGCGGATGTGGATGTAGACGGTGTCGAACGTGCCGGCCAGGAAACTCACCGCCACCTGCATCCTGACGTAGCCGTGGACGTTGAAGTCGCCCGTGTAGGCGGCGGCGTAGTTGATCGCGCCGGCGATTCCGTAGGTGAACGGTTGCTCGTAGGACTCCAGGTAGCCGCCGCCGTAGCCGTCGGTAGGCCAGACGGCCAGGGTCGCGGCGCCCGTAGCGGGGAACCAGCCGCCGACGTTGCCGTCGTCCCAGTCAGCCGAGACGTGGTCCGCCGTGGCCGCGAGGGGGACGGTGAGCGCGACGAGCGCGGCGAGTGCGATGAACAGGCGCATCCGTGTGGTCAAGATCTTCTCCCCCTGCTGATGTCGCGGTCCGACTGCGTGCGGTCATCTTGTCAGACCGCCGGGGACCGGCCAAGGGTTTTCAGGATCGCGGCGGGAGAGGGATCAGAGGGAAAGGTACCAGCGCCAGGCCGAATGGCCCCAGAGGGTGACCGCCATGGCGGAGGGGGCCAGGAACACGCCGTAGGGCAGGGCGGTGCGGGCGTCGGCGCGGCGGGCGATCACCAGGTACATGCCGATGACCGTTCCCAGGAAAGAACCTGCCAGGAACGTCATCATGACGCCCTGCCAGCCCAGCCAGGCCCCGAGCATGGCCGCCAGCTTCACGTCGCCGAAGCCCAGCCCCTCCGCGCCGCGCAGCCGCTGGTAGCCCCGGCGCAGGAGCCAGAGCGCGGCGAAGCCGCCCACCGCGCCCAGGAGTGCATCGGCGCGGGTCGTGCCCAGCAGGCGGCAGAAGACCAGGCCGAGGGCGATCCCCGGCAGGGTGAAGACGTCCAAGATGAGCTTGTGGTCCAGGTCGATGAAGAAGACGGCGACCAGGGCCAGCAGGACCGCGGCCGTGACGGCGGCCGCGGCGGGAGTGGGCGTCAGCAGGACCGCGGCCGTCGCGGACGCGCCGCCGAGCAGCTCCACCACCGGGTAGCGGGGACTGATGGGGGCGGCGCAGCCGCGGCAGTGGCCGCGCAGCAGCAGCCAGCCGAGCAGGGGCAGGTTGTCGCGCCGGCGGAGCGGGACGCCGCAGGCGGGGCAGCGCGAACCGGGCCGCACCAGGGACTCTCCCCGGGGCAGGCGCCAGATCACCACGTTGAGGAAGCTGCCCAGGCACAGGCCGAGCAGGGCGATGCCGGCGAGCAGCGCGCGCGCCGGCAGGTCGGTCGTCTCGGCGAGCAGGTCCAGGGCGTTCACGGCTATCCCGTCACCACCTGCCGCGCCTTCTCGGGATCCTGGAAGCGCGGCATCACGGTGGCAGCGTCGACCACGTTCTCGCGGTAGAGCTGCAGCAGCGAGTCGTCCAGCAGCGTCATGCCGTCGCTGCTGCTGCTGGAGATGACGTTGTTGATCATGTGGATCTTGCCCTCGCGGATCTGGTTGGCCACGGGATTGGTCACGAACATCACCTCGCGCGCCGCGACGCGTCCCTGCCCGTTGCGGTGCGGCAGCAGGACCTGCGAGATCACGCATTTCAGGGTGAGGGCGAGCCGGGTGCGGATCTCATCCTGGTCGTGCACCGGAAAGACGTCGATGATGCGGTTGATGGTCTTGGCGGACGACTGGGTGGCCAGGGTGCTGATCACGATGTTGCCCGTCTCGGCCGCCGTCAGGGCGATCTCGATGGTGGCCCGGTCGCGCATCTCGCCCACGAAGATGACGTGGGCCATCTGGCGCAGGGCCGCCCGCAGGCCGGTGCTGTAGTCGTGCACGTCGACGCCGACCTCCCGCTGGTCGATGACGCATTTCTTGCTCTTCATGCGGAACTCGATGGGATCCTCGATGGTCACGATGTGTTTGGCGCAGCCCTCGGTCGTGTTCATGTATTCCAGGAAGCTGGCCAGCGTGGTGGACTTGCCCGATCCCGTCGGTCCGGTCACCAGGATCAGCCCGTTGGGGATGTTGATCAGCCGCCTGATCAGCGCTTCGGGGATGCCGATCTCGGAGTGGTGCGGTATCTCCAGGGGGACGTGGCGCAGGACCGCCGAGACGGAGCCGCGCTGCTGGTAGACGTTGGCCCGGAATCGCGCGACCTCGAAGAGCTCGATCGACATGTCCCCGTCGAGATCGCGTTCGAACTTCAGGCGCTGGTCGTCGTTCAGCAGGGCGTAGGCCAGGTTCCGGCTCTCCTCGGGGGTGAGCCGGTGCGCCGGGTCGTGGCATTCGAGGCGGCCGTAGACGTGGTAAGTCACCGGCGATCCCGCTGAGATGATGATATCCGACGCGTTGCGGCTCACGGCCTCGTGCAGGATAGCATCTATTTTGAGCGTCTGCCGGGCGACCTTGGCAACCGGGGCCGTCATCGTCGTCATGTTCTCCGCCTCTCCGTCTTCGTCATGGTCGTTGCGCCAGTTCGGCAGCCACACGACCTCAGTGCCTCCGGGTGCGATCGCGGGTCTGGGTGGCCCCCGCATCAGCGGTCACCTGCGCTGCGGGAGGATCGTCCCGTTGCGTCAGCTCAGGGTTTTCCTCGGCGGCGGTCGGCAGGTCGTCGCCGCTGTCGCCGACGATCCGCGGCGTGATCTCGATGACCAGGTCCAGGCGGACCTTCTCGGTCCTGGTATGGCGGAAGAAATAGCCGAGCAGCGGGATGTCGCCCAGCAGGGGCAGCTTCTTGACGTCCTTGCGGGTCTCCTCCATGAGCAGGCCGCCCAGGTAGATGGTCTGTCCGTCGCGCACCC
This DNA window, taken from bacterium, encodes the following:
- a CDS encoding A24 family peptidase yields the protein MNALDLLAETTDLPARALLAGIALLGLCLGSFLNVVIWRLPRGESLVRPGSRCPACGVPLRRRDNLPLLGWLLLRGHCRGCAAPISPRYPVVELLGGASATAAVLLTPTPAAAAVTAAVLLALVAVFFIDLDHKLILDVFTLPGIALGLVFCRLLGTTRADALLGAVGGFAALWLLRRGYQRLRGAEGLGFGDVKLAAMLGAWLGWQGVMMTFLAGSFLGTVIGMYLVIARRADARTALPYGVFLAPSAMAVTLWGHSAWRWYLSL
- a CDS encoding pyruvate ferredoxin oxidoreductase (catalyzes the formation of acetyl-CoA from pyruvate and coenzyme A); the encoded protein is KIMVAHNIPYVAQTTPFHWKDLQMKVEKALAVDGPAFLNVLMPCTVGWGFDPAMGMELCKMAVESNFWPLFEVENGAYQMTKKPKEDRTPIVEWLKQQVRFKHLFKPGNEGLLEELQRWVDDEFAKLQRLCG
- a CDS encoding PilT/PilU family type 4a pilus ATPase, yielding MTTMTAPVAKVARQTLKIDAILHEAVSRNASDIIISAGSPVTYHVYGRLECHDPAHRLTPEESRNLAYALLNDDQRLKFERDLDGDMSIELFEVARFRANVYQQRGSVSAVLRHVPLEIPHHSEIGIPEALIRRLINIPNGLILVTGPTGSGKSTTLASFLEYMNTTEGCAKHIVTIEDPIEFRMKSKKCVIDQREVGVDVHDYSTGLRAALRQMAHVIFVGEMRDRATIEIALTAAETGNIVISTLATQSSAKTINRIIDVFPVHDQDEIRTRLALTLKCVISQVLLPHRNGQGRVAAREVMFVTNPVANQIREGKIHMINNVISSSSSDGMTLLDDSLLQLYRENVVDAATVMPRFQDPEKARQVVTG